Proteins from one bacterium genomic window:
- the rplU gene encoding 50S ribosomal protein L21, translating to MYAVVRTGGKQFVVSEGDFFKAEKLSGEVGEKVVFDDVLLVSRDGDLKIGAPVVAGAKVTGTIVEQDRLKKIIVFKMKRRKGFRKKTGHRQYYTGIKVDSIEA from the coding sequence ATGTACGCAGTAGTACGCACCGGCGGAAAGCAGTTCGTCGTCTCCGAAGGCGATTTTTTCAAGGCGGAAAAGCTTTCCGGCGAAGTAGGCGAAAAGGTGGTCTTCGACGACGTTCTTCTCGTTTCCCGGGACGGCGATCTCAAGATCGGCGCGCCCGTGGTCGCGGGGGCCAAGGTCACCGGCACCATCGTCGAGCAGGACCGTTTGAAGAAGATTATCGTTTTCAAGATGAAGCGCCGCAAGGGTTTCAGAAAGAAGACGGGCCACCGCCAGTACTATACCGGCATCAAAGTGGACTCCATAGAGGCGTAA
- a CDS encoding 50S ribosomal protein L27, which translates to MAHKKAGGSSRNGRDSAGQRRGVKRFGGEAVLAGNIIVRQLGTKIIPGKNVGLGTDFTIFSLVDGVVQYETKGRDRRTYVNVTPLPETAA; encoded by the coding sequence ATGGCTCATAAAAAAGCAGGCGGCAGTTCAAGAAACGGACGCGACTCAGCCGGTCAGAGGCGCGGCGTCAAGCGCTTCGGCGGCGAAGCGGTTCTCGCGGGCAACATCATCGTGCGCCAGCTCGGCACGAAGATAATCCCCGGCAAGAACGTGGGCCTCGGCACCGATTTCACCATCTTCTCCCTCGTGGACGGAGTGGTGCAGTACGAGACCAAGGGCCGCGACAGGCGCACCTACGTAAACGTGACCCCTCTCCCGGAGACCGCCGCTTAA
- the obgE gene encoding GTPase ObgE — MRFVDEVELLLGSGKGGRGAVSFRREKFVPRGGPDGGDGGDGGSVVLLGDSGMQSLLDFRQKKMIRASDGEAGMSTNKNGKMGEDVIIRVPVGTMVFDAATGELMSDITKPGEPYVLLEGGKGGRGNSKFATSTNRVPVYAQPGLPGVEVKVRLELKLMADVGLLGFPNAGKSTLISRISAARPKIADYPFTTLIPNLGVVPFRESSFVVADIPGIIEGASEGVGLGLRFLKHVERTRFLLHLVDASDGHDPVEKYLTLRRELVNFSEELSVKPERVVITKTDVTEVREGLPELRKRFAEEAGVKELWAISAVTGDGLAELVNMTGELVMKLREEEAG, encoded by the coding sequence ATGAGGTTTGTTGACGAGGTCGAATTACTTCTTGGCTCCGGAAAAGGAGGCCGGGGAGCCGTCTCCTTCCGCAGGGAGAAGTTCGTCCCGAGAGGGGGGCCCGACGGCGGCGACGGCGGCGACGGCGGCTCGGTGGTCCTTCTGGGCGATTCGGGCATGCAGAGCCTGCTGGATTTTCGCCAGAAGAAGATGATCCGCGCCAGCGACGGCGAGGCGGGGATGTCCACCAATAAAAACGGCAAGATGGGAGAGGACGTAATTATCCGCGTCCCCGTCGGGACTATGGTCTTCGACGCGGCGACCGGCGAGTTGATGTCCGACATCACGAAACCGGGCGAGCCTTACGTACTCCTCGAAGGGGGCAAGGGAGGCCGGGGGAACTCGAAGTTCGCCACCTCCACCAACCGCGTGCCCGTCTACGCCCAGCCGGGTCTACCCGGCGTAGAGGTGAAGGTGAGGCTTGAGCTGAAGCTGATGGCCGACGTGGGGCTTCTGGGCTTTCCCAACGCCGGCAAGTCCACCCTCATCTCCCGCATCAGCGCCGCCCGCCCCAAGATCGCCGATTACCCCTTCACCACCCTCATCCCCAACCTCGGCGTCGTCCCCTTCCGGGAAAGCTCTTTCGTGGTCGCCGACATTCCGGGGATTATCGAGGGGGCAAGCGAAGGCGTGGGGCTCGGCCTTCGGTTTTTGAAGCACGTAGAGCGGACGAGGTTTCTGCTTCACCTCGTCGACGCCTCCGACGGCCATGACCCGGTGGAAAAGTACCTCACCCTGCGGCGCGAGCTGGTTAATTTCAGCGAGGAGCTTTCCGTAAAGCCGGAGCGGGTGGTCATAACCAAGACCGACGTCACCGAGGTGCGCGAAGGCCTGCCCGAGCTTCGGAAGCGCTTCGCCGAAGAGGCGGGGGTGAAGGAGCTCTGGGCGATCTCCGCCGTCACCGGAGACGGGCTTGCGGAACTGGTCAACATGACCGGCGAGCTGGTCATGAAACTTCGCGAAGAGGAGGCCGGATGA